One Fusarium oxysporum f. sp. lycopersici 4287 chromosome 8, whole genome shotgun sequence genomic region harbors:
- a CDS encoding pyruvate dehydrogenase E1 component subunit beta (At least one base has a quality score < 10) — protein sequence MSRILRPAARLAASTRALRAPAAPSFAQSAIARAALARPVVFGSAQTRSYADGQSSGVKEVTVRDALNEALAEELEQNEKVFILGEEVAQYNGAYKVTKGLLDRFGEKRVIDTPITESGFCGLAVGAALSGLHPVCEFMTFNFAMQAIDQIINSAAKTLYMSGGIQPCNITFRGPNGFAAGVGAQHSQDYSAWYGSIPGLKVVSPWNSEDAKGLLKAAIRDPNPVVVLENELMYGQSFPMSEAAQKDDFVISFGKAKIERSGKDLTIVTLGRTVGQSLVAAENLKKKYGVEVEVINLRSIKPLDVETIIQSVKKTGRLLSVESGYPAFGVGSEILALTMEYGFDYLDAPAARVTGAEVPTPYAQKLEEMSFPTEQLIEDYAAKVLRL from the exons ATGTCTCGCATTCTCCGACCCGCAGCTCGCCTAGCTGCTTCGACCCGGGCTCTTCGCGCTCCCGCTGCCCCTTCGTTCGCCCAGTCTGCCATCGCTCGCGCTGCTCTTGCTCGACCTGTTGTCTTCGGTTCCGCCCAGACCCGATCCTACGCCGACGGCCAGAGCTCTGGTGTCAAGGAGGTCACTGTCCGAGATGCGCTCAACGAGGCTCTCgctgaggagcttgagcagAACGAGAAGGTCTTCATTCTCGGTGAGGAGGTTGCTCAGTACAACGGTGCCTACAAGGTGACCAAGGGTCTTCTCGACCGCTTCGGTGAGAAGCGTGTCATTGACACTCCCATTACTGAGTCTGGTTTCTGTGGTCTCGCTGTTGGTGCTGCCCTCAGTGGTCTTCACCCTGTC TGTGAGTTCATGACCTTCAACTTCGCCATGCAGGCCATCGATCAGATCATCAACTCTGCTGCCAAGACCCTCTACATGTCTGGTGGTATCCAGCCTTGCAACATCACCTTCCGTGGCCCCAACGGCTTCGCTGCTGGTGTCGGCGCTCAGCACTCCCAGGACTACTCCGCCTGGTACGGCAGCATCCCCGGTCTCAAGGTCGTCTCTCCCTGGAACTCCGAGGATGCCAAGGGTCTCCTGAAGGCCGCCATCCGCGACCCCAACCCCGTCGTTGTTCTCGAGAACGAGTTGATGTACGGACAGAGCTTCCCCATGTCCGAGGCTGCCCAGAAGGACGACTTCGTCATTTCCTTCGGTAAGGCCAAGATTGAGCGATCCGGCAAGGACCTGACCATTGTCACCCTCGGCCGCACCGTTGGCCAGTCTCTCGTTGCCGCCGAGAACCTCAAGAAGAAGTACggtgtcgaggttgaggttaTCAACCTGCGATCCATCAAGCCTCTCGATGTTGAGACCATCATCCAGTCCGTCAAGAAGACCGGTCGTCTCCTGTCCGTCGAGTCTGGCTACCCTGCCTTCGGTGTCGGATCTGAGATCCTCGCCTTGACAATGGAGTACGGCTTCGACTACCTCGATGCCCCTGCTGCCCGTGTCACCGGTGCTGAGGTCCCTACCCCTTACGCCCAGAAGCTCGAGGAGATGTCATTCCCCACTGAGCAGCTGATTGAGGACTACGCCGCCAAGGTCCTCCGTCTGTAA
- a CDS encoding sterol 24-C-methyltransferase, which translates to MVASSTASNLEREDHQRDADFNKAMHGTSAQARGGVAAMFRKGGSAKQAAVDEYFKHWDNKRAEDETPEERAARTAEYATLTRHYYNLATDLYEYGWGQSFHFCRFSQGEPFYQAIARHEHYLAHQIGIKEGMKVLDVGCGVGGPAREIAKFTGAHITGLNNNDYQIERATHYAFKEGLSDQLKFVKGDFMQMSFPDNSFDAVYAIEATCHAPTLKGIYSEIFRVLKPGGVFGVYEWLMTDEYDNDNLRHREIRLGIEQGDGISNMCKVSEGLDAIKESGFEMLHHEDLAMRPDALPWYWPLAGELRYIQSVGDIFTIVRMTTWGRTIAHGLAGLLETFKLAPAGTKKTADSLALAADCLVAGGRDHLFTPMYLMVARKPSA; encoded by the exons ATGGTTGCCTCTTCTACCGCCTCCAACCTCGAGCGCGAGGATCACCAGCGCGATGCCGACTTCAACAAGGCCATGCACGGCACCTCTGCCCAGGCCCGAGGAGGTGTTGCTGCCATGTTCCGAAAGGGCGGTTCTGCTAAGCAGGCTGCTGTCGACGAGTACTTCAAGCACTGGGATAACAAGCGCGCTGAGGACGAGACTCCTGAGGAGCGAGCT GCCCGTACTGCTGAATACGCCACTTTGACTCGACA CTACTACAACCTTGCTACCGATCTCTACGAGTATGGCTGGGGCCAGTCTTTCCACTTCTGCCGATTCTCCCAGGGCGAGCCCTTTTACCAGGCCATTGCCCGCCATGAGCACTACCTTGCTCACCAGATTGGCATCAAGGAGGGCATGAAGGTTCTCGATGTCGGTTGCGGTGTTGGTGGTCCCGCTCGCGAGATCGCCAAGTTCACTGGCGCCCACATCACTGGTCTTAACAACAACGACTACCAGATTGAGCGTGCTACCCACTACGCTTTCAAGGAGGGTCTGTCAGACCAGCTCAAGTTTGTCAAGGGTGACTTTATG CAAATGTCCTTCCCTGACAACAGCTTCGATGCCGTCTATGCTATTGAGGCTACTTGCCACGCCCCTACTCTTAAGGGTATCTACAGCGAGATCTTCCGAGTTCTCAAGCCCGGTGGTGTCTTCGGTGTGTACGAGTGGCTCATGACCGACGAGTACGACAACGATAACCTCCGCCACCGTGAGATTCGATTGGGTATCGAGCAGGGTGATGGTATCTCCAACATGTGCAAGGTCTCTGAGGGACTTGACGCCATCAAGGAATCTGGTTTCGAGATGCTCCACCACGAGGATCTTGCCATGCGCCCTGATGCTCTTCCCTGGTACTGGCCCCTGGCTGGTGAGCTCCGCTACATCCAGTCCGTCGGTGACATCTTCACCATTGTGCGCATGACCACCTGGGGACGAACCATTGCCCACGGTCTGGCTGGCCTTCTTGAGACATTCAAGCTTGCTCCTGCTGGAACCAAGAAGACTGCTGACAGCCTGGCTCTCGCTGCCGACTGCTTGGTCGCTGGTGGTCGGGATCACCTCTTCACCCCCATGTACCTCATGGTGGCTCGCAAGCCTTCTGCGTAA
- a CDS encoding hypothetical protein (At least one base has a quality score < 10) produces MANRQMARDMQVEFQARFQAKQARREAQKAAKQDPILKKQIQDLLKKGETQKAYQKAKMLLSKQALAQQMDQMADMAELSAAQIQANNSMNRMTQMMAQSSRTMNVAQKNTNPEKTLVTLEQFKQQNEEYAMSNGIYQDAITQSTSTQVGEDAVHELLGKLADDAGLELSKELNQATPSNAEPQQTNEPTAEEEDKLQQRLRALRA; encoded by the exons ATGGCGAACCGTCAGATGGCCCGCGACATGCAAGTCGAGTTCCAGGCTCGCTTCCAAGCCAAGCAGGCTCGCCGCGAGGCTCAAAAGGCAGCCAAGCAGGACCCCAtcctgaagaagcagatccaggaccttctcaagaagggcgagaCGCAGAAGGCTTATCAGAAGGCCAAGATGCTGCTGTCGAAGCAGGCGCTTGCTCAGCAGATGGATCAGATGGCTGATATGGCCGAGTTGTCTGCTGCGCAGATTCAGGCCAACAACTCGATGAACCGCATGACACAGATGATGGCCCAGTCATCACGAACTATGAATGTGGCCCAGAAGAACACCAACCCCGAAAAG ACCCTCGTTACTCTCGAGCAGTTCAAGCAGCAAAACGAAGAATACGCCATGTCCAACGGCATCTACCAAGACGCCATCACCCAGTCTACCTCCACCCAAGTCGGCGAGGATGCTGTCCACGAACTTCTCGGCAAGCTTGCCGACGACGCtggccttgagctcagcAAGGAACTCAACCAAGCGACACCTTCGAACGCCGAACCCCAGCAGACCAACGAGCCtactgctgaggaggaggataagcTCCAGCAGAGGCTGCGAGCCCTGCGTGCATAG